In the genome of Candidatus Poribacteria bacterium, the window TGTACATGACGAAGCCCGATGTCGCTAGCCGGCCACGACTTGCGAACGCACTGTATCGGCAGGACGCATGCCCGCACGCTGGTTGCGAAGGAGATCCATCGGATACGACGCGCGCAACTGACCACAGGCAGCCGCGATGTCCTGCCCCTTCGTATCCCGAACGATTGCCACGATGTTTGCCGCGAGCAGAATACGCTGGAACGCATCGACTCGCTCAGCAGAAGGTCGATTATAGTCGGAGTTCGCCACCGGGTTGAACGGAATGAGATTCACCTTGCTGGGCAGTGTCCGGAGCAGTTGACACAGCCGCTCAGCATCGGCGATTGAGTCGTTCACATCGCGCAACAGCACGTATTCCACGGTCAGACGACGTCCCGTCGCTTCGGTCCAGCGAGAACAAGAGTCGAGAACCCCGGCGATAGTATACCGCCGGTTCGAGGGAATCAAGCGATTCCGTACGGGGTCGGTCGTCGCGTTCAGCGACAGCGCGAGCCCGACTCTGAGTCCCTCACGGGTGAAACGGTCGATCGCGGGAACCAGACCCGACGTCGAAACCGTGATCCTGCGTGCTGCGATACACAAACCCTCCGGTGCGGACAGAATGCGAAGAACGTCCAGCAGAGCCGAGTAGTTCGCCAGCGGCTCGCCCATGCCCATGAAGACGATGTTGGTAATCGTCCCGACGCCGATCTCCTCCTCGACCTGCACGACCTGGCTCAGGATTTCGCCGGCGGTCATGTTGCGTACGATGCCCAGTTGAGCCGTCGCGCAGAACGAACACCCCTGCGCGCAGCCGACCTGGCTCGACACACAGAGCGTCACGCGGTCGCCGTCGTAGAGCAGAACGCTCTCGATCCGCTCGCCGTCCTGAAGCTCGAAGAGGTACTTGACCGTGTCGTCCACTTCCGACGGGATGCGAGCCGCCACCCTCAGACGCCCGATGGTCGCCCTGGCTTCCATGGCGGCTCGGAACGCCTTGGGCAGGTTCGTCATCTCGTCGAAGATCGTCGCGCGCTTGTGGTAAACCCACTGGAAGAGCTGATCCGCCCGGTAGACAGGCTCGTTCCACGATTCAGCCCACCGGCGCAGCTCTTCGCGCGACATGCCCATCAAGTCGGTTCGCTCGCCGTCGATAGCGGTTCCCGTCATCGCGAGATCGGTCGTCTGCTCAGATGCCATCGGTGAGCTCTTGCCCACGGGGCCCATCACGCTCCGTCGCCGCTGAGAAGGGCTCGCAGGCGCTCGTTGATCCGCTGCGGGTTCGCCTTCCC includes:
- the rlmN gene encoding 23S rRNA (adenine(2503)-C(2))-methyltransferase RlmN, producing MGMSREELRRWAESWNEPVYRADQLFQWVYHKRATIFDEMTNLPKAFRAAMEARATIGRLRVAARIPSEVDDTVKYLFELQDGERIESVLLYDGDRVTLCVSSQVGCAQGCSFCATAQLGIVRNMTAGEILSQVVQVEEEIGVGTITNIVFMGMGEPLANYSALLDVLRILSAPEGLCIAARRITVSTSGLVPAIDRFTREGLRVGLALSLNATTDPVRNRLIPSNRRYTIAGVLDSCSRWTEATGRRLTVEYVLLRDVNDSIADAERLCQLLRTLPSKVNLIPFNPVANSDYNRPSAERVDAFQRILLAANIVAIVRDTKGQDIAAACGQLRASYPMDLLRNQRAGMRPADTVRSQVVAG